Genomic segment of Zootoca vivipara chromosome 4, rZooViv1.1, whole genome shotgun sequence:
ttgtcattgcttttctcccaagaagcaggcgtcttttaatttcgtgactgctgtcaccatctgcagtgatcaaggagcccaagaaagtaaaatctctcactgcctccatttcttccccttctatttgccaggaggtgattggaccagtggccatgatcttggtttttttgatgttgagcttcagaacatattttgcgctctcctctttcaccctcattaaaaggttctttaattcctcctcactttctgccatcaaggttgtgtcatctgcatatctgttgatatttcttccggcaatcttaattccagtttgggattcatccggTCCAGCCTGGGCTGTGAAAGGTGGGTCTTTCTTACTGCTAGCAAAAGCAGTTTGCATCATTGAGAATGGCAGTGTTAATGAGCCTTTCTGTAACAATCAGCCTCTGCCCTCCTGTAGGAGAGAGGAGTGCTTCTCATTATTTGCTCAACTTGTTTGGCTGCCATTCATCATTGAAATGCACACCCCCATTTTACCGGGCTGTTTACACGGCTATTAAAAGTGGTCACGCTGTGTTTCAAGACTTGCAAAATATTGTCTACTCTCTTCTACCGTGATGGCAGTAGCATATTTCTGGAGGAGGAGTTGACTGGCcagattgctctctctctctctctctctctctctctctctctctctctctctctctctctctctctctctctgtgtgtgtgtgtgtgcgtgcgtgcgtgcgtgcgtgcgtgcgtgtttCAGTGCTAAAAACCACTCTctatcaaatcaaatcatagtAAAATGCTGCAAAGTCCAGTGCatttcagttaaaaacaacatGTGTCAGAGGCACGGACTGAGAATCGGGTTCTACAAGTGTGGGGCAACCCCTAGGATTCGCCAAATTTTTGACTAGGAGAAGACTGTCCTACCACATAGCCCCAACTGTGTTGGCTGCCAGTTGGTACAAATGCCGGTTCACGTGCTGCACAAATGAAAATATTGGGGATCCATTGAGAATCTTTTGCAAAAAGTCGGGATTGTTTTGCGGTAGAAGAAAAGGCTCTtcttttttgtacattatttcgGAATCTTAGATGAACAATTATGATGTTGTGTGGCAGCTTGCCAGAAAATCTAGAAGAAAACCCCCAGCAATTATACCACTATAAATGGGAAGTGCAAAAAGGTCCTTATTTCACCCTGGCATCctgcagtgaggaggaggagtgctgggtttgtttgttttctggaagaagaaaagattgcATTATTCACATCAGGCTCACAACTGTCAAATCAGAtgattaaatttattttatatgaTCGCATTAAAGACACTGTTTCCCGAGGTTACAGAGAGCACATAAGATTTGATATTGTTCAGAAAATTAAGTTTCTGTCTTTGTTTTCAGTATCTCTCCCCCCTCTTATCCATGTTGCTCTTTCACAGAAGTTCATCCAAGGATGAACAATTTTCATGCAAGATTTATAGCCCTATTTGTTTTTGAAGACTTCTTTTTCTTACAATGTGAAATGCTTTTGTGATAAAGATCTTTCTTGAGGTCTCCTGCTTAGCATGTATTTATGCATGCTCATTACATAACCATTAAGGGTTGGTTAGAGTAGAAAAGATTTTAATTTATTGTGGATTCATGCATAATTTGAGTTATGTTTGTGTTATATTCACTGGCAATGGGAATTTCCTTTTACCTGTATTTGCAGGACAGTTTGTTCCCAGCCCATGGACATTCTGGATAATTTTTGGCTATTATTGACCAAGCAACATGAGCTGGTGACATAAAACTGTAAAACTTTAAGTTGGTTtcttaaaaatcatttttcattTCCCATGCATATCAGCAAGAAAGGTGTCCTCGAGGCACTGCAATATACTTTTATCAAAATCAGTGGCacaacttttttgtttgtttgtttttgcacctTGTCATTAAAAACTAAATAACGAAAGCAGTGGTCATGTGAAAAATACCCGATTTAAATGTAAAAATATGTCAATAAAATTGACAGCTGATATGACCTCAccagaaatataaaaaataagattaatgtagtgacgtggggtttgtgatttcagctctcttgacaaaacatgctggagacagttctctagtaacagctctttattaaagtgaacaagactgaagactgaggagaggaaagctacatttatagggacaggggattagctaggaagggatacattttggagggaacaatatcacgcaatcacagtgctgccttttggaggaaaccaataagacagaggatccaaatacagcagcttaaatgaaccaatagtagctgtaccctctgggaccaaaaggcagttactttatcctaatgcaaatacagacaataataatacagatataaaatcctttgactcaatacacaacacccctccccccctagtgagcacagcagacgtaatccctcaggtactgtggggtcctacaacttctacctgatctcctgacaacaggtgttgcaggttctggattgggtgttacctgtggtggaggggctgctataggggtttcatcaggaacagatggagtcccagacatctcagggtccccgacctgtacctcgtcatcatgaggactagcagaccctggttcatttgctgaagcccctggtgactgcacctctggaccattttcactctggtctcgcagctgtgcgtcattagtcagggatgaattatctgactcctccctgctgagcgcccggcgcctcagctgatctatatgtctcttccaaacttgcccattttccaaggtcacataataggacacaggtccactagcccgggtgatcacaccagccacccaccgcggacctcgtgaatagttcctcacccagaccagatcttcaggggcgagataccttgttgtgtcagtctcagcctggggggttgctcttgaattacggtttggcattttatctgggtggacataatccagcaccgttaccagtcttctacctaagagcagctcggctggcgacttgcccgtcgcagtacacggcgtcacatgctgcaaaaataacattcgcgcaatgcgagccgaccagttaccctccattaagcgtgcaatggattctttggctgttcttaccatgcgctcagcctgcccattggaggatgggtgaaagggcgcggatgtgacccctctaatgaagttatcagccaagaatgccctgaattcttgggatacaaaagctgccccattatctgatacaatggtctcaggtaacccatgggtagcaaacagctgcctcaacaccttgattacggcagctgatgccatgctagggaccatcgccacttctaaccatttggaatatgcatcaacgataaccaaaaagaccttcccttggaatggccctgcaaaatctatgtgcagccggctccagggagtcctggactgctcccaccagtggactggtgctctggccacttctggccgcacctcttggcatgccttgcatgttcgtacccattgttctatgttctggtccattccaggccaccacacataacatcgggctagcgacttcatcctgaccattcccgggtgtcccatgtgaagcgtctcaagaaccctgtttctcagtggtgctgggatgatcaccctatctccccataggagacaacccttatgcatggacaattcgtgctgccttgtcgcataaggcctgaatttttcttcatgcggaccacctggccaccccctccccacccaagtgagcacacgggagagaacagcatctttcctcgttttctcagctatatccgtagctgttacaggagcccccggaagtgtttctagcataataatgtgctccgccggagcaggatcctcattgctcccgccaggaaggggcaagcgactcagcgcatcagcatggcacaattgtttccccggcacatgggtcaaggtgtactggaacccattcaggaatattgaccaacgcaacattctgggggagagaatttgtggcgtttgtttgtttgggttgaacaaccctaacagtggtttgtggtccgtttcaatggagaattggcgaccgtacaaataatcatagaaccttttgattccggacacaatagccagtgcctctttatcaatttgagcatagttgcgctccgtgggcgacaacgtacgggaatagaaagagatgggcttttccgacccatccggttccctatgactcagcacagcccccaggccgtattgagaggcatcacatgccaggaccagcggcttcgactcatcataatgagcaaggacgctcctgctactcagcatttctcgcaaggagtcaaaagccttctgctgctcccgcccccatcgccacacattctttttccgcaaaagtctatgtaatggttcagctaccgaagctttctggggtaagaatgaatgataaaagttaataagtcccaggaatgactgcaactccgtcttgttctgtggtcgtggtgcctcgatgatggccttaatcttagcatctgtggggtggatgcctgatgcatcaattttaaaccccaagaaatccaccgttggcaccccaaaactgcatttttcctttttcagttgcaaccccacctccttgaacttgagcaacactgcacggacacgcgcaaccagttcctgtgggtcttttccagcaatcaaaacgtcatcaaaaaatggcaagacccccggcagacctcttaacaggcgttccatgagcccttgaaaaatccctggggccacacaaactccgaactgtaatctgttaactctgaacgcccctttatgtgtgacaatagtctgtgcttccgctgattgtggggttactggcagctgttggtaagcttgtgccaggtcaattttggcgaacaccttgcccccagccagtttagccaacagatgtgatacaactggaatggggtatgagtttcccctgagtgccttattgatagtacatttgtaatctgcacatatcctgacttccccatttgctttaaggggcgtgacgattggagtctcccacttagcagagtccacgggtgagagaactccctgcttgaccaatttatccagctctgcctcgatcttgggttgcagtgcaaatggcactcgccttggtttgagtcggattggagccaccccggggtccaactcgaagtcaactgggggccctttataacaacccagttttccattaaagagaccagcaaattccttgcataatacctcgctcatctcagggcaggtttggattgaattaagccctgagatactcagtcccagggcagggaaccagtcagtgcccaggagactggggcgactgcccttcgcaatcaccagtttgagtacagcctgtttgtcccggaactgtactctcacggcacacattcccataacatggatgcggcctgctgagtacgactgcaaggttgccggaaagggctccagagggggcaacttacccctggggaagaatgtcttcgcggtctggtctgacacgatggtgaatgcagatccggagtccacctccatgtcgcactgctgaccctcaatcttcaccttgacgtgtgccttgccttgcgctggaaactgcacggccctcccattgatctccgttacgtagtggcagtcctttagaaaacgagttgctgtgggcggtctgcgatgctccagtctaggtgctcctgtcgctcccgacgccgccgatctacagaccctggcgatgtgacccgtctttccgcacgtccggcagatagcatccctgaaacgacaactcttcctttcatggtttccgccacaacctgggcaactgcctcggcgatctctgtgcactgtgcaggcctgacgcaccgactcaaccccacggactgggctctggcttggagtagcctctagctcgtccatggcatgcgcaacttctatctgtggcttagtggccttgcgactggcatcaagctcctctctttcataattctccgtggcggtggcctccttcaaggctgaagcaagggtaacctcttctttagccacgatgcgtcttctggctttcttg
This window contains:
- the LOC132591963 gene encoding uncharacterized protein K02A2.6-like; protein product: MESPRVLEPFQPSEPHTWEDYVERFEFFAVAQGITDASKRRATFLSYCGPETFKLAKALLAPAKLSETSLQDILACLTSHLAPTETKMARRMEFHKRQQCAGESVSTFLAELRKLAQHCGFQNLEETLLDRFIGGLSSKKARRRIVAKEEVTLASALKEATATENYEREELDASRKATKPQIEVAHAMDELEATPSQSPVRGVESVRQACTVHRDRRGSCPGCGGNHERKSCRFRDAICRTCGKTGHIARVCRSAASGATGAPRLEHRRPPTATRFLKDCHYVTEINGRAVQFPAQGKAHVKVKIEGQQCDMEVDSGSAFTIVSDQTAKTFFPRGKLPPLEPFPATLQSYSAGRIHVMGMCAVRVQFRDKQAVLKLVIAKGSRPSLLGTDWFPALGLSISGLNSIQTCPEMSEVLCKEFAGLFNGKLGCYKGPPVDFELDPGVAPIRLKPRRVPFALQPKIEAELDKLVKQGVLSPVDSAKWETPIVTPLKANGEVRICADYKCTINKALRGNSYPIPVVSHLLAKLAGGKVFAKIDLAQAYQQLPVTPQSAEAQTIVTHKGAFRVNRLQFGVCVAPGIFQGLMERLLRGLPGVLPFFDDVLIAGKDPQELVARVRAVLLKFKEVGLQLKKEKCSFGVPTVDFLGFKIDASGIHPTDAKIKAIIEAPRPQNKTELQSFLGLINFYHSFLPQKASVAEPLHRLLRKKNVWRWGREQQKAFDSLREMLSSRSVLAHYDESKPLVLACDASQYGLGAVLSHREPDGSEKPISFYSRTLSPTERNYAQIDKEALAIVSGIKRFYDYLYGRQFSIETDHKPLLGLFNPNKQTPQILSPRMLRWSIFLNGFQYTLTHVPGKQLCHADALSRLPLPGGSNEDPAPAEHIIMLETLPGAPVTATDIAEKTRKDAVLSRVLTWVGRGWPGGPHEEKFRPYATRQHELSMHKGCLLWGDRVIIPAPLRNRVLETLHMGHPGMVRMKSLARCYVWWPGMDQNIEQWVRTCKACQEVRPEVARAPVHWWEQSRTPWSRLHIDFAGPFQGKVFLVIVDAYSKWLEVAMVPSMASAAVIKVLRQLFATHGLPETIVSDNGAAFVSQEFRAFLADNFIRGVTSAPFHPSSNGQAERMVRTAKESIARLMEGNWSARIARMLFLQHVTPCTATGKSPAELLLGRRLVTVLDYVHPDKMPNRNSRATPQAETDTTRYLAPEDLVWVRNYSRGPRWVAGVITRASGPVSYYVTLENGQVWKRHIDQLRRRALMANLYG